A single genomic interval of Amblyomma americanum isolate KBUSLIRL-KWMA chromosome 11, ASM5285725v1, whole genome shotgun sequence harbors:
- the LOC144109876 gene encoding uncharacterized protein LOC144109876 — MLMSANTAQARPAVSPAINEMLAELLAGQRKMAEDIADIKRFQQRVNSRFEALESRVSALESSSPTSNGDASDGAVQRQLNSLSEVVSKLASRNELENRSRRNNLIFHGLAEEDEETNKALFIAVTTVFIDNLQLGCPKIERYHRLGRNQEGRPRPVIVKLLDFREKTQAIKNAHRLKNSGISLSEDFSAHVRLIRKKIWDATQSYRDSGSKVHLRYDHVFIDSVRYNWDDVEKSLVEDSKSTPPNTAAANATAAKPPADSD, encoded by the exons ATGCTaatgtccgccaacactgctcAGGCAAGGCCAGCAGTGTCG CCAGCTATTAATGAAATGCTTGCCGAATTGCTTGCGGGCCAGAGAAAAATGGCCGAAGATATTGCAGATATAAAACGATTCCAGCAGAGAGTGAACTCTCGTTTTGAGGCACTTGAATCACGAGTCTCTGCTCTTGAGTCAAGCTCGCCGACCTCGAACGGCGACGCAAGCGACGGGGCCGTGCAACGCCAGTTGAATTCGTTGTCTGAGGTTGTTAGCAAGCTTGCTTCAAGAAATGAGCTGGAAAACCGTTCTCGCAGAAACAATCTTATATTTCACGGTCTtgctgaagaagatgaagaaactAACAAAGCTCTGTTCATTGCGGTGACTACGGTATTCATCGATAACCTTCAGTTGGGTTGTCCTAAAATAGAAAGGTATCATCGGCTAGGTAGAAATCAGGAAGGGCGCCCTCGTCCTGTCATCGTTAAGCTACTTGACTTTCGGGAAAAAACTCAAGCGATAAAAAATGCTCATAGGCTCAAAAATTCAGGCATTAGCTTATCCGAGGATTTCTCTGCTCACGTTCGATTGATCCGGAAAAAAATATGGGATGCAACACAATCTTATCGTGACAGTGGCTCGAAGGTTCATTTGCGTTATGACCACGTGTTTATTGATAGCGTGCGGTACAACTGGGATGATGTTGAGAAAAGTTTGGTCGAAGATTCGAAATCAACGCCCCCGAacactgctgctgctaatgctactgctgccaagccaCCCGCAGATTCTGACTGA